One genomic window of Acetoanaerobium noterae includes the following:
- the cdaA gene encoding diadenylate cyclase CdaA, which translates to MWELKDIVFNIGIFDVIDIAIVAYVFYKLYQLIKETRAEQLVRGIVILLLATKASEIMQLHVVNWILKNTMTVGMIALLIVFQPELRRVLEYLGRTKFIIKPAIEDTEKVDVVVEEVVQSMTSLARQKIGALLVFERETGINDIIQTGTMMDAKVTRQLLINIFIPNTPLHDGAAVIRGGKIMAAGCFLPLTENKFLNKELGTRHRAGLGISERSDCIALIVSEETGFISLAQNGKLYRDLSEESLRTFLLKGLRKEEESKGFFKKGGIFK; encoded by the coding sequence TTGTGGGAATTAAAAGATATAGTATTTAATATAGGAATTTTTGATGTTATAGACATTGCAATAGTTGCATATGTTTTTTATAAACTCTATCAGCTTATAAAGGAAACTAGGGCGGAGCAGCTAGTAAGAGGTATAGTAATTTTATTGCTTGCTACTAAAGCAAGTGAGATTATGCAGCTTCATGTTGTTAACTGGATACTTAAAAATACAATGACAGTGGGAATGATAGCACTTCTAATAGTATTTCAGCCAGAGCTTAGAAGAGTGCTTGAATATCTAGGAAGAACAAAATTTATAATTAAACCAGCTATTGAGGATACTGAAAAAGTAGATGTTGTCGTGGAAGAGGTAGTACAGTCAATGACATCACTTGCAAGACAAAAAATCGGAGCTCTTCTTGTTTTCGAAAGAGAAACTGGCATAAACGATATAATTCAAACGGGAACAATGATGGATGCTAAAGTTACTAGACAGCTTCTTATAAATATTTTTATACCAAACACTCCACTTCATGATGGCGCAGCAGTCATTAGAGGTGGAAAAATTATGGCAGCCGGTTGTTTTTTACCTCTTACAGAAAATAAATTTTTGAACAAAGAGCTTGGAACAAGACATAGAGCTGGACTTGGAATTAGTGAAAGATCAGATTGTATAGCGCTTATAGTCTCAGAAGAAACTGGATTTATATCACTAGCACAAAATGGTAAGTTATATAGAGATCTTTCTGAGGAGTCACTTAGAACCTTCCTTTTAAAAGGACTTAGAAAAGAAGAAGAGTCTAAAGGCTTTTTTAAGAAAGGCGGCATATTCAAATGA
- a CDS encoding CdaR family protein codes for MKTLLNQNFKMKIFAVIFAFFMWIYVMAEVDPIIIRDIDSVPINITNMQELELLELTPEYGTDLNVRVSLRGRRSILNAQITRGIKAEGLINNPKEGENILVVDLKDVDSNVEYTLYPSDKQINLEKKMVIRKSVSVVQTGTLPEGYEIKEIKSNPASMYIEGPKTLVDSITTLMTTLDVSNYDKDFSKKLQVIPVDRDNQEVKGVSINQDTVFVHAIVVKTKTVPIVLDIPNSENDELKLSGYTIDPPEVVIKGKANIIDSIKEIKTEKVELSQLVENPNLKVKLVLPTGVETQTPEITLKSSMEKVISKEFNISKERIQISGNGQLPDISDNPDISDFIAVKITTTDKIMDTISENDIRVYIKMQEYQNNPARVPIHVEIDEEVESIETTPLYLNLEG; via the coding sequence ATGAAGACATTATTAAACCAAAATTTTAAGATGAAAATATTTGCAGTAATCTTTGCTTTTTTTATGTGGATATATGTAATGGCAGAAGTTGACCCTATTATAATAAGAGATATTGATTCAGTACCTATTAATATTACAAATATGCAAGAACTGGAGCTGCTTGAGCTTACACCAGAGTATGGAACAGATTTGAACGTAAGGGTGAGTTTAAGAGGCAGAAGATCTATTTTAAATGCTCAAATAACAAGAGGAATTAAAGCAGAAGGATTGATAAACAATCCTAAAGAAGGCGAGAATATACTCGTAGTAGATTTAAAGGATGTTGATTCTAATGTGGAGTATACTTTATATCCGTCTGATAAGCAAATTAATTTAGAAAAGAAAATGGTTATTCGAAAATCCGTATCGGTAGTGCAAACAGGAACCTTGCCTGAGGGCTATGAAATTAAGGAAATAAAATCAAATCCCGCTAGCATGTATATAGAAGGACCAAAAACATTGGTAGATTCTATAACTACATTAATGACTACTCTCGATGTTTCTAATTATGATAAGGACTTTAGCAAGAAGCTTCAGGTTATTCCTGTAGATAGGGACAATCAAGAAGTTAAAGGTGTAAGTATAAATCAAGATACTGTATTTGTTCATGCTATTGTTGTAAAGACTAAGACTGTCCCAATTGTACTAGATATCCCAAACAGTGAAAACGATGAACTTAAGCTAAGTGGATATACCATAGACCCACCTGAAGTTGTTATCAAAGGAAAAGCTAATATAATTGATTCAATAAAAGAAATAAAAACTGAGAAGGTCGAGCTATCGCAGCTAGTAGAAAATCCTAACTTAAAAGTTAAACTCGTTCTGCCTACTGGGGTAGAGACACAGACACCGGAGATAACTTTAAAGTCATCTATGGAAAAGGTAATTAGTAAAGAATTTAATATATCTAAAGAAAGAATCCAAATTTCTGGAAATGGCCAACTGCCAGATATTTCTGATAATCCGGATATAAGCGATTTTATTGCTGTGAAGATTACAACTACTGACAAAATTATGGATACAATATCGGAAAATGACATTAGAGTTTATATAAAAATGCAAGAATATCAAAATAATCCTGCAAGAGTACCTATTCATGTAGAGATTGATGAAGAGGTCGAAAGTATTGAAACAACACCGTTGTACTTGAATTTAGAAGGGTAG
- the buk gene encoding butyrate kinase: MKLILVINPGSTSTKVALFKRTENVIQNNLTHSAEEIAKFERVSDQLEMRQALIEDWMKEEGYQLSDLEAVVGRGGLLRSMPGGTYEVTSKMKEDLIAAQRGEHASNLGGLIADKIAEKAGVKSYIVDPVAVDEFEDIARISGIPQIERISLGHALNVKAVGRRAAKELGKGLDEVNLIVAHIGGGISICPLRKGKAIDYNNANEMGPFSPERTGGLPCGDLVKLCFSGKYTLAEMKKKISGKGGLVAYLGTNDAREVQKLIDAGDEKAKLIFSAMAYQIAKEIGQMATVLKGEVDAIVMTGGVSYSENLTNQVKEMVSFIAPYMVIPGEDEMLALAEGTVRVLNGEEKAKIYENEVKL, from the coding sequence ATGAAGCTAATTTTAGTAATTAATCCTGGTTCCACATCTACTAAGGTGGCCCTGTTTAAAAGGACAGAAAACGTTATCCAGAATAATCTGACACATTCAGCTGAAGAAATAGCTAAGTTTGAAAGAGTATCTGATCAGCTAGAAATGCGCCAAGCTTTAATTGAAGACTGGATGAAAGAAGAAGGATACCAACTTTCGGATTTAGAAGCGGTTGTAGGCAGAGGAGGTCTTCTAAGATCTATGCCTGGCGGTACATACGAAGTAACTTCAAAGATGAAAGAGGATTTGATTGCTGCTCAAAGAGGAGAGCATGCATCGAATTTAGGAGGATTAATTGCAGACAAAATAGCTGAAAAAGCTGGAGTAAAAAGCTATATAGTTGACCCTGTAGCTGTTGATGAATTTGAAGATATAGCTAGAATTTCAGGAATACCTCAAATTGAGAGGATTTCTCTAGGACATGCACTAAATGTTAAGGCAGTGGGAAGAAGAGCTGCTAAAGAGCTAGGAAAAGGTTTAGACGAGGTAAATTTAATTGTAGCTCACATAGGTGGAGGAATTTCAATTTGTCCACTTAGAAAAGGTAAAGCAATAGACTATAACAATGCCAATGAGATGGGTCCATTTTCACCAGAAAGAACTGGGGGACTTCCATGTGGTGATTTAGTAAAGCTGTGCTTCTCAGGAAAGTATACATTAGCTGAAATGAAGAAGAAAATAAGTGGTAAGGGAGGCCTTGTTGCTTATCTTGGAACTAATGATGCACGAGAAGTACAAAAGCTGATAGATGCAGGAGATGAAAAGGCAAAGCTTATTTTTTCAGCGATGGCTTATCAGATAGCAAAAGAAATTGGCCAGATGGCTACAGTTCTAAAAGGCGAAGTTGATGCTATAGTTATGACTGGTGGAGTTTCTTACTCTGAGAATCTAACTAATCAAGTTAAAGAAATGGTTTCTTTTATAGCTCCATATATGGTTATTCCTGGAGAAGATGAAATGTTAGCACTAGCTGAAGGAACTGTAAGAGTTTTAAATGGTGAAGAAAAGGCTAAGATTTATGAAAATGAGGTGAAATTATAG
- the ptb gene encoding phosphate butyryltransferase, which yields MKNFNEIIAFAKERGPKTISVACAQDKEVLLAVEAARKEGIAKAILVGDEVKIAEIAEELNIALSDYEVINEADLTNACLKAVELVSTGVADIVMKGLVDTSIILKAVLNKEIGLRTGLPLSHVAVFKIDGYERLFFVTDAAMTLSPDLMTKKQILENAVSLAHALDIEEPKVAVLCAKEKTDEKMPCTIDAFKLEEMQKNGEIKGCLVGGPFALDNAVSEEAAKHKGMTHPIGGKADILLVPNIESGNILYKSLVFFAKGENAGLIVGAKAPIVLTSRADSDITKLNSIALAVLAASKQN from the coding sequence ATGAAAAATTTTAATGAAATTATAGCATTTGCTAAAGAAAGAGGTCCAAAAACTATTTCAGTAGCCTGTGCTCAAGATAAAGAAGTACTTTTAGCAGTTGAAGCTGCAAGAAAAGAAGGTATAGCAAAAGCTATATTAGTAGGGGATGAAGTTAAAATAGCTGAAATAGCTGAGGAGTTAAATATTGCTCTATCAGATTATGAAGTTATAAATGAAGCTGATCTTACTAATGCCTGTCTAAAAGCTGTAGAGCTAGTTTCTACTGGGGTAGCAGATATAGTTATGAAAGGTCTAGTTGACACATCTATTATTCTAAAGGCTGTGCTTAATAAAGAGATAGGACTTAGAACTGGGCTTCCACTTAGCCACGTTGCTGTATTTAAAATAGATGGATATGAAAGATTATTCTTTGTTACAGATGCGGCTATGACACTGAGCCCAGATTTAATGACAAAGAAGCAAATTCTTGAAAATGCTGTTTCATTAGCTCATGCCCTAGATATTGAAGAACCAAAGGTTGCAGTACTTTGCGCTAAGGAAAAAACAGATGAAAAGATGCCATGTACAATAGATGCATTTAAGTTAGAAGAAATGCAAAAAAACGGAGAAATAAAAGGTTGCTTAGTTGGAGGACCATTTGCACTTGATAATGCAGTATCTGAAGAAGCTGCAAAGCATAAAGGAATGACTCATCCAATTGGAGGAAAGGCTGATATTCTTTTAGTTCCAAATATAGAATCAGGAAATATTTTATATAAATCACTAGTATTCTTTGCAAAAGGTGAAAACGCAGGACTAATTGTGGGAGCAAAAGCACCTATTGTATTAACTTCAAGAGCTGACAGCGATATTACTAAGCTAAATTCTATTGCCCTTGCTGTACTTGCAGCTAGCAAGCAAAACTAA
- the buk gene encoding butyrate kinase, whose protein sequence is MSTYKILAINPGSTSTKIAVYENETQIMEKTLRHSTEEINKYEKIFDQFEFRKNVIVDAVSEAGIAIEELDAVVGRGGLLKPIKGGTYEVSDELIAGLKEPYLGEHASNLGGIIAKEIADAALAPSFIVDPVVVDEMNDVARISGMPEIPRFSIFHALNQKATARRFANEIGKSYEDINVIVAHMGGGVSVGAHEKGRVIDVNNALDGEGPFSPERAGGLPVGDLAKLCFSGKYTHAQIKKLLKGEGGIVAYLGTNDARDVEKMIAEGDEKAKLIYEAMAYQVAKEIGSCATVLKGKVDAIILTGGIAYSEMITTWIKERVSFIADVKIYAGEDEMSALAQGALRVLREEEKPQRYEA, encoded by the coding sequence ATGAGCACTTATAAAATATTAGCTATTAATCCAGGATCTACATCAACAAAGATTGCTGTATATGAAAATGAAACACAAATAATGGAAAAAACTCTAAGACATTCTACAGAAGAAATCAATAAATACGAGAAAATATTTGATCAATTTGAATTTAGAAAAAACGTTATAGTAGACGCAGTTAGTGAAGCTGGAATTGCTATTGAAGAGCTAGATGCAGTAGTAGGAAGAGGAGGACTTTTAAAGCCAATCAAAGGCGGAACCTATGAGGTATCTGACGAACTAATTGCTGGACTAAAAGAGCCATATCTTGGAGAGCATGCTTCGAATTTAGGCGGAATCATCGCTAAAGAAATTGCTGATGCAGCACTTGCTCCTTCATTTATAGTTGACCCAGTAGTAGTTGATGAAATGAATGATGTAGCTAGAATTTCAGGTATGCCAGAAATTCCTAGATTTTCAATATTCCATGCACTAAATCAAAAAGCTACAGCTAGAAGATTTGCTAATGAAATTGGAAAATCATATGAAGACATAAATGTAATCGTAGCTCATATGGGCGGGGGAGTATCTGTAGGAGCTCATGAAAAAGGAAGAGTTATAGATGTAAATAATGCTCTAGACGGAGAAGGACCATTTTCACCAGAAAGAGCTGGAGGACTTCCGGTTGGAGATTTAGCTAAGCTATGCTTTAGCGGAAAATATACACATGCACAAATCAAGAAGCTATTAAAAGGCGAAGGCGGAATAGTAGCTTATCTTGGAACAAATGATGCTAGAGATGTTGAAAAGATGATAGCTGAGGGCGATGAAAAGGCTAAGCTTATCTATGAAGCTATGGCTTACCAAGTGGCAAAGGAAATAGGTTCATGCGCTACTGTACTTAAAGGTAAGGTAGATGCAATCATCCTTACTGGAGGAATTGCATATTCTGAAATGATAACTACATGGATTAAGGAAAGAGTATCATTTATAGCTGATGTAAAAATATATGCTGGTGAGGATGAAATGTCAGCTCTAGCTCAAGGAGCACTTCGTGTTCTTCGTGAGGAAGAGAAACCACAAAGATATGAGGCTTAA
- a CDS encoding ATP-binding protein: MFINDKRIRIIIGHYGSGKTEFSVNYAMKLKQATASKVAIADLDIVNVYFRSREKQVMLEEQGIKVIASSIAGNALDLPAVAADIITPLEDKSYEYVIDVGGDSVGARVLGRFKNYIEDGDYDMFMVVNANREQTMDLEGIKRHKETIEATSRLKVTGFINNTHLIRETTLEDVLKGDKLLKEASKELGIPIRYVSAMSHIASQIPDEVSGEILALDLIMRDQWM, encoded by the coding sequence ATGTTTATTAACGATAAAAGAATTAGAATTATCATAGGACACTATGGCAGTGGCAAAACTGAGTTTTCAGTGAATTATGCTATGAAGCTAAAGCAAGCTACTGCTAGTAAAGTTGCTATAGCTGACCTTGATATAGTAAATGTTTATTTTAGATCTAGAGAAAAGCAGGTTATGCTTGAAGAGCAAGGCATAAAAGTAATTGCCAGCTCTATAGCAGGAAATGCTCTTGATTTACCTGCTGTGGCTGCTGATATAATAACGCCTTTAGAGGACAAATCCTATGAATACGTAATAGATGTAGGAGGAGACTCTGTAGGAGCAAGAGTGCTTGGCAGATTCAAAAATTACATTGAAGATGGCGACTATGACATGTTCATGGTTGTAAATGCAAATAGAGAGCAGACCATGGATTTAGAAGGAATCAAAAGGCACAAGGAAACTATAGAGGCAACAAGTAGGCTCAAAGTGACAGGTTTTATAAACAACACTCATCTTATAAGAGAAACAACTCTAGAAGATGTACTTAAAGGGGACAAGCTTTTAAAAGAAGCATCCAAAGAACTTGGCATTCCTATCCGCTACGTTTCTGCTATGTCACATATAGCTAGTCAAATACCAGATGAGGTTTCAGGCGAAATCCTAGCACTGGATTTGATTATGAGAGATCAGTGGATGTAA
- a CDS encoding 4Fe-4S dicluster domain-containing protein: MAKGKVYFDQDRCKGCELCTTACPVKIVVMDKTQINIKGYHPATVLEMDKCIGCANCATMCPDYVITVEREQ, from the coding sequence ATGGCTAAAGGTAAGGTGTATTTTGATCAAGATCGCTGTAAAGGTTGCGAGCTTTGTACTACAGCATGCCCGGTAAAAATAGTAGTTATGGACAAAACACAAATCAACATAAAAGGGTACCATCCAGCAACTGTACTAGAGATGGATAAATGTATAGGATGTGCTAACTGTGCAACTATGTGTCCGGATTATGTAATTACTGTAGAGAGAGAACAATAA
- a CDS encoding 3-methyl-2-oxobutanoate dehydrogenase subunit VorB, translating to MAKVLMKGNEAVAKAAIEAGCKYFFGYPITPQNEIPEYMAREMPKVGGVFLQAESEVAAINMVYGAAGAGARVMTSSSSPGIALKQEGISYIAGAELPAVIVNMMRGGPGLGGIQPSQADYFMSTRGGGNGDYRHIVYAPATIQEAVDMTMEAFEVADYYRMPVMVVGDGMIGQMMEPVEFNPPAKRELQEKTWASVGTKGLRKPNVINSLYLEAQELEDHNIRLEKKYEEIIEKEARWENYKIEDADIILVAYGTTARIAKNAAEDLRKEGIKAGVIRPMTLWPFPNKAFENLNCKALLTVEMSMGQMIEDVKTAVEFKHPVHFVGRVGGMIPEPVMIVDKAREIMGGVR from the coding sequence ATGGCTAAAGTACTTATGAAGGGTAATGAAGCAGTAGCAAAGGCAGCTATCGAGGCTGGATGTAAATACTTCTTCGGATATCCTATTACACCACAAAATGAGATTCCAGAGTATATGGCTAGAGAGATGCCAAAGGTTGGAGGAGTTTTTCTACAAGCAGAGTCAGAAGTTGCAGCTATAAATATGGTTTATGGGGCAGCAGGAGCAGGAGCTAGAGTTATGACTTCTTCTTCATCTCCAGGAATTGCCTTAAAACAAGAAGGTATATCATACATAGCAGGTGCAGAGCTTCCAGCAGTAATAGTAAACATGATGAGAGGGGGCCCTGGACTAGGAGGAATCCAACCATCACAGGCTGACTATTTCATGTCGACTCGTGGAGGCGGAAATGGTGACTACAGACATATAGTATATGCTCCAGCAACTATTCAAGAAGCTGTAGATATGACTATGGAAGCATTTGAAGTAGCTGACTACTACAGAATGCCAGTAATGGTAGTAGGAGACGGTATGATAGGACAGATGATGGAGCCAGTTGAGTTTAATCCTCCAGCAAAAAGAGAGCTTCAGGAAAAAACTTGGGCATCTGTTGGAACTAAGGGCTTAAGAAAGCCTAACGTAATCAACTCACTTTATCTTGAAGCTCAAGAGCTAGAAGATCACAACATTCGCCTTGAGAAGAAATATGAAGAAATTATAGAAAAAGAAGCTAGATGGGAAAACTACAAAATTGAAGATGCTGATATTATCCTTGTAGCTTATGGAACAACTGCTCGTATTGCGAAAAATGCAGCTGAAGACCTTAGAAAAGAAGGAATCAAAGCTGGAGTAATTCGTCCTATGACATTATGGCCATTCCCTAATAAAGCATTCGAAAACTTAAATTGTAAAGCTCTTCTAACTGTAGAGATGTCAATGGGACAAATGATAGAAGACGTAAAAACTGCTGTAGAATTCAAACATCCAGTACACTTTGTAGGAAGAGTTGGAGGAATGATTCCAGAGCCTGTGATGATAGTTGATAAAGCAAGAGAGATTATGGGAGGTGTAAGATAA
- a CDS encoding thiamine pyrophosphate-dependent enzyme, with amino-acid sequence MAVVFKKTQGLTDVQTHYCPGCTHGIIHRLVGEVLEELGVLGDSIGVAPVGCSVLAYKYFNCDMQEAAHGRAPACATGIKRVHPDKVVFTYQGDGDLASIGMAEIVHAAARGEKITTIFVNNAIYGMTGGQMAPTTLVGQKATTSPYGRDAALVGFPIRVSEMLSTLDGAVYVERVTVNTAANVRKAKAAIKKAFQAQINGEGFTMVEVLSTCPTNWGLHPVEALKWLEDNMIPYYPLGNFKNVDGEAK; translated from the coding sequence ATGGCAGTTGTTTTCAAAAAGACTCAGGGACTTACTGATGTACAAACACATTACTGTCCAGGCTGTACACACGGTATTATCCATAGATTAGTTGGAGAAGTATTAGAAGAGCTAGGAGTACTTGGCGATTCTATAGGTGTTGCACCAGTTGGATGTTCAGTACTTGCTTATAAATATTTTAACTGTGATATGCAAGAGGCAGCTCACGGTAGAGCACCAGCATGTGCTACAGGTATCAAAAGAGTTCATCCTGATAAAGTAGTATTTACTTATCAAGGAGACGGAGACCTTGCTTCTATAGGTATGGCTGAAATAGTTCATGCTGCAGCTAGAGGAGAAAAAATAACTACAATATTTGTAAACAACGCAATCTACGGTATGACTGGTGGACAAATGGCTCCAACTACACTAGTTGGTCAAAAAGCTACAACATCACCTTACGGAAGAGATGCAGCTCTTGTAGGTTTCCCTATTAGAGTATCAGAAATGCTTTCAACTCTTGACGGAGCTGTATATGTAGAAAGAGTTACAGTAAATACTGCTGCAAATGTTCGTAAAGCTAAAGCAGCTATCAAAAAAGCTTTCCAAGCTCAAATTAATGGAGAAGGATTTACTATGGTAGAGGTACTTTCTACTTGTCCTACAAACTGGGGACTACATCCAGTTGAAGCATTAAAATGGCTAGAAGATAACATGATTCCATACTATCCTCTAGGAAACTTTAAAAATGTAGATGGGGAGGCGAAATAG
- a CDS encoding 2-oxoacid:acceptor oxidoreductase family protein, which produces MQTQKIICAGFGGQGVMSMGQLITYAGMLESKEVSWLPSYGPEMRGGTANCSVIVSETPIGSPVITNDATSAIIMNLPSLTKFEKDVAPGGSIFINRSLIEKKVERTDVDVYYIDANEIALELGNPRVANMVMLGALIEINKTVSIDSVLEAFKKVFGPSKEKFVPLNKEAIEKGMQAVRESVK; this is translated from the coding sequence ATGCAAACTCAAAAAATAATCTGTGCAGGCTTTGGTGGTCAAGGGGTAATGTCTATGGGACAGCTTATCACTTATGCTGGTATGCTAGAAAGCAAAGAAGTATCTTGGCTTCCATCATATGGTCCAGAAATGCGTGGAGGAACTGCTAACTGTTCAGTTATAGTATCTGAAACTCCTATCGGTTCACCAGTTATTACAAATGATGCTACTTCAGCTATAATTATGAATCTTCCATCTCTTACAAAGTTTGAGAAGGACGTAGCACCAGGAGGAAGCATATTTATCAACCGTTCTCTAATAGAGAAAAAGGTTGAAAGAACTGATGTAGATGTATACTATATAGATGCAAACGAAATAGCACTTGAGCTTGGAAATCCAAGAGTAGCTAACATGGTTATGCTAGGTGCTTTAATTGAAATCAACAAAACAGTATCTATCGACAGCGTTCTTGAGGCTTTCAAAAAAGTTTTCGGTCCTTCAAAAGAGAAGTTTGTACCTCTTAACAAAGAAGCGATTGAAAAAGGTATGCAGGCTGTAAGAGAATCTGTAAAATAA
- a CDS encoding YitT family protein codes for MKPVNMPETTNKKMKPFIRILTLALGSLICAVGINGYLRPLGLLSGGATGIAIIMNHLTSFNIGLIVFAINIPLFVLAAFKLKREFVIYSMINMTMFSTLLGVTGEVYKYIGVDDIMLSAIVGGVLNGIGMGITFRGRGSQGGMDIIAALIRKKWDISLGNALMGANLVIIGWGGTIFGIKSFLYTIIVLFISYNFLDKVQTTFETKKSVMIISEHPKEIGDALMANMNRAITYLNGEGGYSHLEKQIIYTIINPREVSKLKKIVNDHDPKAFISVFETNEVRGYRFKERFI; via the coding sequence ATGAAACCTGTCAATATGCCAGAAACAACCAATAAAAAGATGAAGCCTTTTATTAGAATATTAACCCTAGCTCTTGGAAGCTTGATTTGTGCTGTAGGAATAAATGGATACTTAAGACCGCTTGGACTACTCAGCGGTGGAGCTACAGGTATAGCTATAATTATGAATCATCTGACAAGCTTTAATATCGGTCTTATAGTATTTGCAATAAACATTCCTTTGTTTGTTTTGGCAGCATTTAAGCTAAAGAGAGAGTTTGTAATATACAGTATGATAAATATGACCATGTTTTCAACTCTACTAGGAGTCACAGGGGAAGTATATAAGTATATAGGTGTAGACGACATCATGCTTTCGGCTATTGTTGGAGGAGTATTAAACGGAATCGGCATGGGGATTACATTTAGAGGTAGAGGCTCTCAAGGTGGAATGGATATAATTGCAGCACTAATAAGAAAAAAATGGGATATATCCCTTGGAAATGCACTTATGGGAGCAAATCTCGTGATAATTGGCTGGGGTGGTACGATATTTGGAATAAAAAGCTTTCTTTACACTATAATAGTTCTTTTTATTTCATATAACTTCTTAGACAAGGTTCAAACTACCTTTGAAACGAAAAAATCAGTTATGATAATATCTGAGCATCCTAAGGAAATAGGAGATGCTCTTATGGCTAATATGAACAGAGCTATAACCTATCTCAATGGGGAAGGTGGATACTCTCATCTGGAAAAGCAAATAATATACACAATAATCAATCCAAGAGAAGTGTCTAAGCTCAAAAAAATAGTAAATGACCATGATCCAAAAGCGTTTATTTCAGTCTTTGAAACAAACGAAGTAAGAGGATATAGATTTAAAGAGCGCTTTATTTAG